In a genomic window of Pedobacter sp. KBS0701:
- a CDS encoding aldo/keto reductase → MGKTTFKFGELEVNRLGYGGMQLTGKGVFGEVEDRENAITVLREAVANGVNFIDTAEAYGPKFNESLIADALSPFQKDLFIATKGGFDRPGPDNWVPNGAPEKIRQDIEGSLQRLKVDSIDLWQLHRIDPNVDVAKTLAPVVEAVKEGKIKNVGLSEVTIDQIKQVQDILPIVSVQNLYNLSNRQWESVLDFTAEEGLAFIPWFPLASGPHKLADKIKAIAEKHKATTAQIALAWLLKRSSNIILIPGTKSVEHLKENLKAGEIELTEEEFESLAN, encoded by the coding sequence ATGGGAAAAACAACATTTAAATTTGGCGAATTAGAAGTTAACCGTTTAGGTTATGGCGGAATGCAGTTAACCGGCAAGGGTGTTTTTGGCGAAGTAGAAGACCGCGAAAATGCGATAACCGTTTTGCGCGAAGCAGTTGCAAATGGCGTTAATTTTATTGATACTGCAGAGGCTTATGGGCCGAAGTTTAATGAATCACTTATTGCTGATGCCTTATCTCCTTTTCAAAAAGATCTCTTTATTGCAACTAAAGGTGGTTTTGATCGACCAGGTCCAGACAATTGGGTGCCTAACGGTGCCCCTGAAAAAATCAGGCAGGATATTGAAGGAAGTTTGCAACGATTAAAAGTAGATTCAATAGATTTATGGCAACTGCACCGCATCGATCCCAATGTGGATGTTGCCAAAACCCTGGCGCCTGTGGTAGAAGCTGTGAAAGAAGGCAAAATAAAAAATGTAGGATTATCAGAAGTAACCATCGATCAGATTAAACAAGTGCAGGATATTCTTCCGATAGTTTCTGTTCAAAATTTATATAACCTTAGCAACAGGCAATGGGAGAGTGTTTTAGATTTTACGGCAGAAGAAGGTCTGGCTTTTATTCCCTGGTTTCCTTTGGCTTCTGGTCCGCATAAGTTAGCGGATAAGATTAAAGCGATTGCCGAAAAACATAAAGCTACAACCGCACAAATTGCTTTGGCCTGGTTATTAAAAAGATCGTCAAATATCATTTTAATCCCTGGGACAAAATCTGTAGAACATTTAAAAGAAAACTTAAAAGCCGGAGAAATCGAATTGACTGAAGAAGAATTTGAAAGTTTAGCGAATTAA
- a CDS encoding TolC family protein, with product MFKNNIYKGLGLVLICAAYTACKLPEVAQRAENKNVPVSFNGSQDTVSIAGIQWRNFFTDPNLINLIDTALKNNQELNITLQDIEIAKNEIKAKKGELLPNVTYGVGAGLDKVGRYTSSGAGDASTEITPGKGVPEVLPDYHFGLQANWEADIWHKLRNSKKAAINHYLSTVEGKNFVITNLIAEVANSYYELLASDNQLETVKKTIELQSNALELMKIQKQATRVNELAVRKFEAEVLSSKSLEFDIQQDITETENKINFLLGRFPQPIIRDRSSFTDLVPATIHSGLPAQLLANRPDIKQAEYELEAAKLDVKVAKAQFYPSLGISASIGYQAFNPSYLLRTPESLIYSLAGDLAGPLINRNAIKAEYSSANAKQLQAVFDYEKTILNGYIEVANQLSKISNLQKSYDLKSKQVNALTQSIDISNELFKAARADYFEVLMTQRDALQSKLELIDTKKQQLNAVVDIYHALGGGWK from the coding sequence ATGTTTAAAAATAATATTTATAAAGGCCTTGGATTAGTGCTAATATGCGCTGCATATACCGCCTGTAAGTTACCGGAAGTAGCCCAACGTGCCGAAAATAAAAATGTACCTGTGAGCTTTAATGGCTCACAGGATACAGTAAGTATAGCTGGTATTCAATGGCGTAACTTTTTTACAGATCCTAATCTGATCAACCTGATTGATACCGCACTGAAAAATAACCAGGAGCTGAATATTACCCTTCAGGATATCGAAATCGCCAAAAATGAAATCAAGGCAAAAAAAGGAGAACTTTTGCCAAATGTAACCTATGGAGTTGGCGCTGGATTGGATAAAGTTGGCCGTTATACGAGTTCGGGCGCCGGCGATGCCTCTACTGAAATTACTCCAGGCAAAGGGGTGCCAGAAGTATTGCCTGATTACCACTTTGGTTTGCAGGCCAACTGGGAAGCAGATATCTGGCATAAACTGCGCAATTCGAAAAAAGCAGCCATTAACCACTACCTGTCGACAGTAGAAGGTAAGAATTTCGTAATCACCAATTTAATTGCCGAAGTAGCCAATTCTTATTATGAATTGTTAGCCTCTGATAATCAGTTGGAAACGGTAAAAAAAACAATCGAACTCCAAAGCAATGCATTGGAGTTGATGAAGATCCAGAAACAGGCCACAAGGGTTAACGAACTTGCTGTACGTAAATTTGAAGCAGAGGTGTTAAGTTCTAAAAGTTTGGAATTTGATATTCAGCAAGATATTACCGAAACAGAGAATAAAATTAATTTCCTGTTAGGTCGTTTTCCTCAGCCAATCATTAGGGATAGATCTAGCTTTACCGATCTGGTACCTGCAACCATACACTCGGGTTTACCAGCTCAGTTGTTGGCCAACCGTCCTGATATTAAACAGGCAGAGTATGAACTAGAAGCTGCTAAATTAGATGTTAAAGTGGCTAAGGCACAGTTTTATCCATCATTGGGTATTTCTGCTTCAATTGGTTATCAGGCTTTTAATCCTTCATATTTATTAAGAACACCAGAATCTCTGATCTACTCTTTGGCAGGAGATTTGGCCGGACCGCTGATCAATAGAAATGCCATTAAGGCGGAATATTCATCTGCAAACGCCAAACAACTACAAGCTGTTTTTGATTATGAAAAGACCATTTTAAATGGTTATATTGAAGTAGCCAATCAGCTATCGAAAATCAGCAACCTGCAAAAAAGCTACGATCTGAAATCGAAACAGGTTAACGCACTTACGCAATCGATCGATATTTCGAACGAATTGTTTAAAGCAGCCAGGGCTGATTATTTTGAGGTATTGATGACGCAACGTGATGCTTTACAATCGAAATTAGAACTGATCGATACCAAAAAACAGCAGTTAAACGCTGTGGTAGATATTTATCATGCGCTTGGTGGCGGATGGAAATAG